From Salvia splendens isolate huo1 chromosome 3, SspV2, whole genome shotgun sequence, a single genomic window includes:
- the LOC121793858 gene encoding calmodulin-like has protein sequence MADALTEEQIAEFREAFSLIDKDSDGMITVEELATVIQSLNEHPTKEEIQEMMNEVDADGDGTVDFEEFLGIMARKMKENVAEELKEAFKVFDRDQDGFISAIELRNVMLNLGERLSDEEAEQMIREADLDGDGLVSYEEFVRMMMASAANC, from the exons ATGGCTGATGCATTGACAGAGGAGCAAATTGCTGAGTTCCGTGAGGCTTTCTCTCTCATCGATAAAGATTCCGATG gGATGATCACAGTGGAAGAATTGGCAACAGTGATTCAATCTCTGAATGAACATCCAACAaaagaagaaattcaagaaatgATGAATGAGGTTGACGCAGATGGAGATGGCACTGTGGATTTTGAGGAATTTTTGGGTATTATGGCAAGAAAAATGAAG GAAAATGTTGCAGAGGAACTGAAAGAAGCTTTCAAAGTTTTCGATCGAGATCAAGATGGATTCATATCAGCAATTGAG TTGAGGAATGTGATGCTGAATTTAGGAGAAAGATTAAGTGACGAAGAAGCTGAACAAATGATAAGAGAAGCTGATTTAGATGGAGATGGGCTTGTTAGCTATGAAGAATTTGTGAGGATGATGATGGCTTCTGCAGCTAATTGCTAG